The Moraxella haemolytica genome window below encodes:
- a CDS encoding adenosine kinase — translation MFDIVAIGNALVDTEFKISNETLTATTLTRGNMTLAESDTQNTLFATLAQAGDHPVKQAGGGSAANSMVAFASLGGRAFYNCRVGGDDMGDFYLSDLEQSGVTTDASVAIDTNGTTGSCVVLVTPDGERTMQTHLGTSSQINKTNINPNALQGAKWLYLEGYLAMSPSITDGIASLRQQAKEQGVKVAVSFADPAVVKFAKDGLDGMLLGGVDAIFCNSEEAILYTGATSQETAIQALGKFADLVVITNGNKPTLIAQSGNILSVPSLSIDSPIDTNGAGDNYAGAFLYALTNGHSLEQCGQLATHVAGRIVMQFGPRLSTQEYQSIKAQILG, via the coding sequence ATGTTTGATATTGTTGCCATAGGTAATGCCCTAGTGGATACCGAATTTAAAATCAGTAACGAAACCCTAACCGCCACCACCTTAACTCGTGGCAATATGACACTTGCCGAATCAGACACCCAAAACACTCTATTTGCCACACTCGCTCAAGCAGGCGACCACCCTGTCAAACAAGCAGGCGGTGGATCGGCCGCCAACAGCATGGTGGCATTTGCCTCTTTAGGTGGTCGTGCATTTTATAACTGCCGAGTGGGTGGCGATGACATGGGCGATTTTTATTTATCCGACCTTGAGCAATCAGGCGTTACCACCGATGCCAGTGTTGCCATCGATACCAACGGCACAACAGGCTCGTGCGTGGTACTGGTTACACCAGATGGCGAACGCACCATGCAGACACATCTAGGCACAAGCAGTCAGATTAACAAGACAAATATCAATCCCAACGCCCTACAAGGGGCAAAGTGGCTTTACTTAGAAGGCTATCTTGCCATGTCGCCATCCATCACGGACGGTATCGCAAGCCTACGCCAGCAAGCAAAAGAGCAAGGTGTCAAAGTGGCCGTCAGTTTTGCCGACCCTGCAGTGGTCAAATTCGCCAAAGATGGGTTAGATGGCATGCTTTTAGGCGGTGTTGATGCCATCTTTTGCAACAGCGAAGAAGCCATACTCTACACAGGTGCAACCAGCCAAGAGACAGCCATTCAAGCTTTAGGCAAATTTGCCGATTTGGTAGTCATTACCAATGGCAACAAACCAACGCTCATCGCCCAATCTGGCAACATACTTAGCGTACCATCACTATCAATCGATAGCCCCATTGATACCAATGGTGCAGGCGATAACTATGCAGGAGCTTTCTTATACGCATTGACCAACGGTCATTCATTAGAACAATGTGGACAACTTGCCACCCATGTTGCAGGTCGCATCGTCATGCAGTTCGGTCCTCGCCTATCTACCCAAGAGTACCAGTCCATTAAAGCCCAGATTTTAGGCTGA
- a CDS encoding universal stress protein has translation MYQHVLLVTDLRDNTDLVATKAKWILDASPNAQLSVLHIVEETMFGFGYELIPASALHEEIDNKRCQEARIRLAQVLARNSLHAHNVKIKTAISGRKGIVDYCKNNAIDLVVIGRHKRTGLSAWLAGATADSILPDVDSDLLVVQLATE, from the coding sequence ATGTATCAACATGTTTTACTGGTAACGGATTTAAGAGATAATACAGACTTGGTTGCTACCAAGGCAAAATGGATTTTGGACGCATCGCCAAACGCCCAACTGTCTGTACTGCACATTGTCGAAGAGACCATGTTTGGCTTTGGCTATGAGCTGATACCGGCATCGGCACTGCACGAAGAGATTGATAATAAACGCTGTCAAGAAGCACGCATCCGCCTTGCCCAAGTGCTAGCCAGAAACAGCCTTCACGCCCATAATGTTAAAATAAAAACCGCCATCTCAGGACGCAAAGGCATCGTGGATTACTGTAAAAATAACGCCATTGACCTTGTGGTCATCGGTCGCCATAAACGCACAGGGCTATCGGCATGGTTGGCAGGAGCGACTGCTGATAGCATCTTACCTGATGTTGATAGCGACTTGCTTGTCGTACAGTTGGCCACTGAGTAA
- the tauD gene encoding taurine dioxygenase — translation MTAQTLIIKPIKQTIGAIIEGVNLNELTDEAFAQIKQALLDHQVIFFRNQDLTTDAQVNLAKSFGSLHIHPVFPTVPNVPEVIVLDSHQTDLKDNELWHTDVTFSKTPPLGCVLRAVKIPPSGGDTLWASATAAFEALSGDIQEKIKGLTALHDIRLSFPKERFGGVSEAEKVRLEEIYHNNPPVVHPVVRTHPDTGKPILFVSEGFTAKINDLPEEEGKELLDFLTQHAVKEEFHLRWQWQEGDVAIWDNRCTQHKALFDYGDAHRIMHRATINGDEPYYVIN, via the coding sequence ATGACAGCACAGACCCTAATCATCAAGCCTATCAAACAAACCATCGGTGCCATCATTGAGGGCGTGAATCTAAACGAGCTAACCGATGAAGCATTTGCTCAGATTAAGCAGGCTTTGTTGGATCATCAGGTAATTTTCTTTCGCAATCAGGATTTGACAACTGACGCACAAGTCAATCTTGCCAAATCATTTGGTAGTTTACATATTCATCCAGTCTTTCCAACTGTGCCAAATGTGCCTGAAGTCATCGTGCTAGACAGCCATCAGACCGACCTAAAAGACAATGAGCTTTGGCATACTGATGTTACTTTTAGTAAGACGCCACCACTAGGCTGTGTACTAAGAGCGGTCAAAATCCCACCATCAGGTGGTGATACCCTATGGGCAAGTGCAACGGCAGCATTTGAAGCACTAAGCGGTGATATCCAAGAAAAAATCAAAGGCTTGACCGCACTACACGATATTCGCCTGTCATTTCCAAAAGAGCGTTTTGGTGGTGTGAGTGAAGCAGAAAAAGTCCGTTTAGAGGAGATTTATCATAACAACCCACCGGTGGTACATCCTGTGGTGCGTACCCACCCTGACACAGGCAAGCCAATTTTGTTTGTGAGCGAGGGTTTTACCGCTAAGATTAACGATTTGCCAGAAGAAGAGGGTAAGGAGCTGTTAGATTTTTTAACACAGCACGCTGTCAAAGAAGAGTTTCATCTGCGTTGGCAATGGCAAGAAGGCGATGTTGCTATTTGGGATAACCGTTGTACACAGCATAAGGCATTGTTTGATTATGGTGATGCCCATCGTATCATGCACCGTGCTACCATCAATGGCGATGAGCCTTACTATGTGATTAACTAA
- a CDS encoding APC family permease, which translates to MSGSGQSHKTSNQGFKASWVYAMAVGSAVGWGAFVLPYEWLLSSGLIAVVAGFVIGTLLVGVIAINYGYATRSLPVTGGGIAFALATFGRVHGFIAGWALMLGYMGIIALNASAVTLVLRLVIPDMMMQGALYEISGWTVYAPEVLVASLFLVGFAYLNIKNTAISGRVQVLAVVLMLLAVATVLFGTGIHYVTHQERLPLLPPDGVGFWSAVGAIVAFAPWAYVGFDGIPQLAGEFRFSANKIMRLLVGSIVSASFLYVAVILSAAFALGGQMASFAGSSWEIGHAISSVMGRFGLVLMVLSVSMGVLTGLNGFYVAASRVILTLSRSQMLPASLGRLHSIYGTPSYAFYVVMAVCLISPWFGRAALLWIVDMTSVGIAVTFFYTCACAYKLGRDGAVFGMSVQQKSNAQRIIGILGMVISVGFLLLLLLPNSAGALSLPSRYMLVLWVLLGILFYVVRRADLYRKSDAELRQVLFDQVY; encoded by the coding sequence ATGAGTGGTTCTGGTCAATCTCATAAAACATCAAATCAAGGATTTAAAGCCAGTTGGGTCTATGCCATGGCGGTAGGCTCTGCGGTTGGTTGGGGTGCTTTTGTACTGCCTTACGAATGGCTTTTATCATCAGGACTGATTGCGGTTGTTGCAGGCTTTGTGATTGGGACACTGCTTGTTGGTGTGATTGCCATCAACTATGGTTATGCCACTAGGTCTTTGCCTGTAACAGGCGGTGGCATTGCTTTTGCTTTAGCGACTTTTGGGAGAGTGCATGGCTTTATTGCAGGATGGGCACTCATGCTTGGCTATATGGGTATCATCGCCCTGAATGCGTCAGCGGTTACTTTGGTATTAAGACTTGTTATTCCTGATATGATGATGCAAGGTGCGTTATATGAAATTTCAGGTTGGACCGTCTATGCTCCTGAAGTCTTGGTGGCATCACTGTTTTTGGTGGGATTTGCTTACTTGAATATAAAAAATACCGCTATCTCTGGACGGGTGCAGGTCTTGGCGGTCGTGCTGATGCTTTTGGCGGTGGCAACTGTGCTGTTTGGTACTGGTATCCATTATGTTACACATCAAGAACGACTACCGCTACTACCACCTGATGGTGTGGGGTTTTGGTCGGCAGTGGGGGCGATTGTTGCTTTTGCACCGTGGGCGTATGTGGGTTTTGATGGCATTCCACAACTGGCAGGCGAGTTTCGTTTTTCTGCAAACAAAATCATGAGACTGCTTGTTGGCAGTATTGTCAGTGCCAGTTTTTTGTATGTGGCGGTTATCTTGTCGGCGGCATTCGCCTTAGGTGGGCAGATGGCGTCATTTGCTGGTAGTTCATGGGAGATAGGTCATGCCATCTCATCGGTGATGGGTAGGTTTGGTTTGGTGCTGATGGTTTTGTCGGTTAGCATGGGTGTTTTGACGGGTTTGAATGGTTTTTATGTGGCGGCAAGTCGTGTTATCTTGACCTTAAGTCGCAGTCAGATGCTACCTGCATCACTTGGGCGACTTCACTCCATATACGGCACGCCATCTTATGCGTTTTATGTTGTCATGGCAGTCTGCCTGATTAGTCCTTGGTTTGGTCGTGCGGCACTGCTTTGGATTGTGGATATGACCAGCGTTGGTATTGCTGTTACCTTTTTTTATACTTGTGCCTGTGCTTATAAATTGGGTCGTGATGGGGCGGTATTTGGTATGAGCGTTCAACAAAAGAGCAATGCACAAAGGATTATTGGTATCTTAGGCATGGTCATCTCGGTAGGGTTTTTATTATTGTTGCTATTGCCGAACTCAGCTGGTGCTCTTAGCCTGCCATCACGATATATGCTGGTGCTATGGGTGCTACTTGGTATTTTGTTTTATGTTGTTAGGCGGGCTGATTTGTATCGCAAAAGTGATGCTGAGTTAAGACAGGTGCTGTTTGATCAGGTTTATTGA
- a CDS encoding PepSY domain-containing protein, with product MMKRIISTLALSVFAMSFTATASADEDRRIYQQNKAQYISHAKAGEIAKAHVKGTAVKQVEFDHDRMYGAHFDVEIITAQGEYDVKVDAKSGKVISSKFDD from the coding sequence ATGATGAAGCGTATCATATCAACCTTAGCATTATCAGTATTTGCCATGTCGTTTACTGCGACTGCATCAGCTGATGAAGACAGACGCATCTATCAACAAAATAAAGCTCAATATATCTCACACGCCAAAGCAGGCGAGATTGCCAAAGCTCATGTTAAAGGCACTGCTGTTAAGCAAGTTGAATTTGACCATGACAGAATGTACGGTGCTCATTTTGATGTAGAGATAATAACTGCACAAGGTGAGTATGATGTCAAAGTTGATGCTAAGTCAGGCAAAGTCATCTCAAGTAAATTTGATGACTAA
- a CDS encoding insulinase family protein, whose product MITTKSDNTPKQHPSPAFEWLGTTKIEALDIDVEHYRHKETGLVHFHLACQNDENALMIGFATQPMTSRGEAHILEHVVLCGSEKYPVRDPFFSMIKRSLQTFMNAMTAADWTVYPFATQNKNDFFNLLSVYADACFFPNIHELDFAQEGIRVEINDDGKPEYHGIVFNEMKGAMSGEIDQLYYALTPHLFPTTTYHYNSGGDPEHIIKLTHEDLLKFHQAHYHPSNAIVMSFGNIEAVQIQEHLQKNVLVRFDDVSRPKIGKKFASVLEQRLDEPVRVFDTYTADDNGGQKTHHVLSWLLPSIKDPKERLAMRLMEGVLIEHSGSPLRAYLESYAHATAPSPLLGLDDSHYEMVFYAGVRGSDVDYADDVEAGILGLLQQVVADGVNLETIETVLHQIELDQRHIGGDSMPYGLTLMLEAFSTVVHDGDPLDVWQIDEHLNWLRQQATDPSFVPSLIQKHLIDNPHRVRLTLSPDKDKAQALIDKEQATIDALDRSLTDEDKADIRQRMMDLQARQAMADDVDLLPKVDLSDVPSDIAFVHANKQPIALDGEMRTLYEYHAGTNGLYYYQVVSELGGYADEILGDPLLPIYLTLLSEVGTTQYDARAFQAVQAAHSSGVTARISQRTDVADKDKMSSYFVVATRALNRKLEAIDLVSQVLDETIFGESDRIRELLQQKQTSWQSRLTGAGHAYAMQTASRNMSQLAKIEYAYSGLPALSVLKAFLAESGDEKWSILSARLAALHARITALPKDVILVCEAEASDVLKGKIVSTLHTKPLDATPTLAPIIFDELADIAKQGDDEDIAWLISTNVYHNAAAYAATTSDGPDAAALMVLALFLRNGYLHTAIREKGGAYGGGATFDGNAAAFKFFSYRDPNCAATFEHFTNSIDWLLDNEHQNEQLEEAILGIIAGMDKPGSPAGEAVKSCFAILHGRDKDYQQSLRAKILSVGIDDLKRVARIYLKDKPCTKASLAPLEQESQMTELGFSIKKLS is encoded by the coding sequence ATGATAACCACCAAATCCGACAATACCCCTAAACAACACCCAAGCCCAGCCTTTGAATGGCTTGGCACCACAAAAATCGAAGCCTTAGATATTGATGTTGAGCATTATCGCCATAAAGAGACAGGGCTGGTGCATTTTCATCTTGCTTGTCAAAATGATGAAAATGCTTTGATGATTGGCTTTGCTACCCAACCAATGACTTCTCGTGGCGAAGCCCATATCTTGGAGCATGTGGTTTTATGCGGTAGTGAAAAATATCCTGTCAGAGATCCGTTTTTTAGCATGATTAAGCGTTCATTGCAGACTTTTATGAATGCGATGACGGCGGCAGATTGGACGGTTTACCCTTTTGCGACACAGAACAAGAATGATTTTTTTAATCTATTGTCCGTCTATGCTGATGCGTGTTTTTTTCCAAATATTCATGAACTGGATTTTGCCCAAGAGGGTATTCGTGTTGAGATCAATGATGACGGAAAGCCTGAGTACCACGGCATTGTTTTTAATGAGATGAAAGGAGCGATGAGTGGTGAGATTGATCAATTATACTACGCTTTGACACCGCATCTATTCCCAACAACTACCTATCATTATAATTCAGGTGGCGATCCAGAGCATATCATCAAGCTAACCCATGAGGATTTGTTAAAATTTCATCAGGCACATTATCACCCATCAAATGCCATTGTGATGAGCTTTGGTAACATTGAGGCAGTCCAAATCCAAGAGCATCTACAAAAGAATGTACTGGTGCGATTTGATGATGTCAGTCGCCCTAAGATTGGCAAAAAATTCGCTTCTGTGCTTGAACAGCGACTAGATGAGCCAGTAAGAGTTTTTGATACTTATACCGCTGATGATAATGGCGGACAAAAAACCCATCATGTGCTGTCTTGGCTACTTCCTAGTATCAAAGATCCAAAAGAACGCTTGGCAATGCGTCTAATGGAAGGGGTGCTTATTGAGCATTCAGGCTCGCCGCTGCGTGCCTACCTAGAAAGTTATGCCCATGCAACCGCTCCTAGCCCACTGCTAGGATTGGATGACAGTCATTATGAGATGGTGTTTTATGCAGGGGTGCGTGGTTCGGATGTTGATTATGCTGATGATGTGGAGGCGGGCATCTTAGGTCTGCTACAGCAGGTGGTCGCAGATGGTGTGAATCTTGAGACAATCGAAACGGTGCTACATCAAATAGAGCTGGACCAACGACACATTGGTGGCGATAGTATGCCTTATGGGCTAACACTCATGCTTGAGGCGTTTAGCACAGTGGTGCATGATGGCGATCCTTTAGATGTTTGGCAGATTGACGAGCATCTAAACTGGTTAAGACAACAGGCGACAGACCCAAGTTTTGTGCCATCACTCATCCAAAAACACTTAATTGACAACCCTCACCGAGTGCGTTTGACTTTATCACCTGACAAGGATAAGGCGCAAGCACTCATTGATAAAGAGCAGGCGACAATAGATGCACTTGATCGGTCATTAACTGATGAAGATAAGGCAGATATTCGCCAACGCATGATGGACTTACAAGCTCGCCAAGCGATGGCGGATGATGTTGATTTGTTGCCAAAAGTAGATTTATCAGATGTGCCAAGTGATATCGCATTTGTTCATGCTAATAAGCAACCCATTGCTTTAGATGGTGAAATGCGTACTTTGTATGAATATCATGCAGGTACGAATGGGCTTTATTATTATCAAGTGGTGTCAGAGCTTGGTGGGTATGCTGATGAGATTTTGGGCGATCCATTATTGCCAATTTATCTAACCTTGCTATCAGAAGTGGGTACAACTCAATATGATGCCAGAGCATTTCAGGCAGTGCAAGCAGCCCATTCGTCAGGCGTAACAGCACGCATCAGTCAGCGTACCGATGTGGCAGACAAAGACAAGATGAGTAGTTATTTTGTGGTGGCAACCCGAGCATTGAACCGAAAACTTGAGGCGATTGATTTGGTCAGTCAGGTGCTCGATGAGACGATTTTTGGTGAATCAGATCGCATTCGTGAATTACTACAACAAAAACAGACCAGTTGGCAATCTCGCTTGACTGGAGCGGGTCATGCCTATGCGATGCAAACCGCCAGTCGCAACATGAGTCAGCTTGCTAAGATTGAATATGCTTACTCTGGGCTACCTGCATTGTCTGTATTAAAGGCGTTTTTAGCAGAAAGCGGTGATGAAAAATGGTCAATTTTATCAGCACGATTGGCAGCCTTGCACGCACGCATCACCGCCTTGCCTAAAGATGTGATTTTGGTCTGTGAAGCTGAAGCTTCCGATGTTTTAAAAGGCAAGATAGTAAGTACGCTTCATACCAAGCCATTGGATGCTACGCCCACTTTAGCACCGATTATTTTTGATGAGCTGGCGGATATTGCTAAGCAGGGTGATGATGAGGACATTGCTTGGCTTATTTCAACCAATGTTTACCACAATGCCGCTGCCTATGCTGCCACCACTTCAGATGGTCCTGATGCGGCCGCACTTATGGTGTTGGCGTTGTTTTTGCGTAATGGATATCTGCATACTGCCATTCGTGAGAAAGGTGGTGCGTATGGCGGTGGAGCGACCTTTGATGGCAATGCCGCTGCCTTTAAGTTCTTTAGTTATAGAGACCCAAACTGTGCAGCAACTTTTGAGCATTTTACCAATAGCATTGACTGGTTACTTGACAATGAGCATCAAAATGAGCAACTAGAGGAGGCGATTTTGGGCATTATTGCAGGTATGGATAAGCCAGGTTCACCAGCAGGCGAGGCGGTCAAATCCTGTTTTGCCATATTACACGGCAGAGATAAGGATTATCAGCAGAGCTTGCGTGCTAAGATTTTATCAGTCGGTATCGATGACTTAAAACGAGTGGCTCGCATTTATCTAAAAGATAAACCATGCACAAAAGCAAGTCTTGCACCGCTTGAGCAAGAATCGCAAATGACCGAACTTGGTTTTTCTATCAAAAAACTTTCTTAA
- the glyS gene encoding glycine--tRNA ligase subunit beta: MNTILFELGCEELPPKSLKNLEAALKASLEKSLADTQIAFDGIKSYASPRRLAVQIFNVGEVTPDKTEIKKGPALKSAFNETGELTKAGQGFLQGLNANGLNLSKDDLITLSDKKGEYIGYELTVKGERIDELLPRLIQKALDDLPIAKRMRSGADKHEFVRPVKWVVLMRDDVVIDATIQGLKTDNKTCGHRFHAPDFVEIARADEYESVLEAGYVIADFAKRQDKISKQVARLADEVGADAIVPSDLLDEVTALVDYPVALRATFPERFLAVPQEALISTMQADQKYFCLTKDGKLQPYFIFISNIDSKDKSAVILGNEKVVRPRLSDAEFFFLQDQKQPLFALSDNLKTRVFQEKLGTIWEKCERIAKLSAFIAIQIGADVDNATRAALLSKCDLASTLVGEFPELQGIAGTYYARISGEPSDVADAIGEQYLPKFAGDELPKTSIGLCLALADRLDTLVGIFGINQAPTGSKDPFSLRRASIGVLRILIEKKLPLNLTKLIEQTILGYDGKLDNATKTLTDVMEFIQARYRPMYEDKGVTVDTILAVQAINPHIPLDFDERIWAVENFKNEPSAKTLAQNNKRVGNILAKADGEIKADIDDSLLCEPAEKTLFIALTNAQNACQPLLGKADYQGILKTLVSLDVPLTEFFDTVMVNADDTALKNNRLALLKQVRELFLSVADVGELAV; the protein is encoded by the coding sequence ATGAACACAATCTTATTTGAACTTGGCTGTGAAGAATTACCGCCAAAATCCCTAAAAAACCTAGAAGCCGCCTTGAAAGCAAGCCTTGAAAAATCGCTTGCAGATACTCAAATTGCCTTTGATGGCATCAAAAGTTATGCTAGTCCACGCCGTTTGGCGGTGCAGATTTTTAATGTAGGGGAGGTTACTCCTGACAAAACCGAAATCAAAAAAGGACCGGCACTCAAATCCGCTTTTAATGAGACAGGCGAGCTAACAAAAGCAGGTCAAGGCTTTTTACAAGGGCTTAATGCAAATGGTCTAAACCTTAGCAAGGATGATTTAATCACCTTATCTGACAAAAAAGGCGAATACATCGGCTACGAGCTGACAGTCAAAGGCGAAAGAATAGATGAGTTATTACCACGCCTTATCCAAAAAGCCTTAGATGATTTACCGATTGCCAAGCGGATGCGAAGCGGTGCTGATAAGCACGAGTTTGTACGACCTGTCAAATGGGTGGTGCTGATGCGTGATGATGTGGTGATTGACGCCACCATTCAAGGGTTAAAAACAGACAACAAAACCTGCGGACACCGCTTTCATGCTCCTGATTTTGTGGAGATTGCTCGTGCTGATGAATACGAAAGCGTACTTGAAGCTGGCTATGTCATCGCTGATTTTGCCAAACGCCAAGACAAGATTAGCAAGCAAGTTGCCCGCCTTGCCGATGAAGTGGGGGCGGATGCCATCGTGCCTAGCGACCTATTGGATGAAGTAACCGCCCTTGTGGATTACCCTGTGGCATTACGAGCGACTTTCCCAGAGCGATTCTTGGCAGTACCGCAAGAGGCTTTGATTAGCACCATGCAAGCTGACCAAAAATATTTTTGCCTAACCAAAGATGGTAAATTACAGCCTTATTTTATCTTTATTAGTAATATTGACAGCAAAGATAAATCTGCGGTAATTTTGGGCAATGAAAAAGTCGTCCGACCACGCTTATCAGATGCTGAGTTTTTCTTTTTGCAAGACCAAAAGCAACCCCTATTTGCATTATCCGACAACCTAAAAACTCGTGTCTTTCAAGAAAAACTTGGCACAATTTGGGAAAAGTGCGAACGCATTGCCAAGCTATCTGCCTTTATCGCCATACAAATCGGTGCTGATGTGGATAATGCTACTCGTGCAGCTCTTTTGTCAAAATGCGATTTGGCAAGCACACTCGTTGGCGAATTTCCAGAATTACAAGGCATTGCAGGCACTTATTACGCTCGCATTAGTGGTGAGCCTAGCGATGTGGCAGATGCGATTGGCGAGCAGTACCTGCCTAAGTTTGCAGGCGATGAGCTGCCAAAAACCAGCATTGGTTTATGCTTAGCACTTGCCGACCGCTTAGATACATTGGTGGGGATTTTTGGCATCAATCAAGCACCAACAGGCTCAAAAGATCCGTTTAGTCTTCGCCGTGCTAGCATCGGCGTGCTTAGAATTTTGATTGAAAAGAAATTACCGCTGAATTTGACCAAATTAATTGAACAAACAATTTTGGGTTATGATGGCAAATTAGATAATGCAACAAAAACCCTGACCGATGTCATGGAGTTTATCCAAGCTCGCTATCGTCCAATGTACGAAGACAAAGGCGTAACGGTGGATACGATTTTGGCGGTGCAGGCGATTAATCCGCATATACCCCTTGATTTTGATGAACGCATTTGGGCGGTAGAGAACTTTAAGAACGAGCCGTCTGCCAAAACTTTGGCACAAAATAACAAGCGAGTGGGCAATATTTTGGCAAAAGCTGATGGTGAGATTAAGGCGGATATTGACGACAGTTTACTATGCGAACCTGCCGAAAAGACATTGTTTATCGCCCTTACCAATGCCCAAAATGCGTGCCAACCCCTATTAGGCAAGGCTGATTACCAAGGTATTTTAAAAACTTTGGTGAGTCTTGATGTGCCACTCACTGAATTTTTTGATACGGTGATGGTCAATGCTGATGATACGGCACTAAAAAACAACCGCCTTGCCTTGTTAAAGCAAGTGCGTGAACTGTTTTTGAGTGTGGCGGATGTGGGTGAGCTTGCCGTCTAA
- the glyQ gene encoding glycine--tRNA ligase subunit alpha, translating to MTFQQIILTLQNYWAEKGCVILQPYDMEMGAGTFHTATFLRALTPEKWNAAYVQPSRRPTDGRYGENPNRLQHYYQFQVILKPNPANIQELYLGSLKALGIDTLTHDVRFVEDNWESPTLGAWGLGWEVWLNGMEVTQFTYFQQVGGIECFPVTGEITYGLERLAMYIQGVDSVYDLVWTDGEFGKVTYGDVFHQNEVEQSTYNFEYADVDKLFELFDFYEKEADRLVGVNLPLPAYEMVLKASHSFNLLDARGAISVTERQRFILRVRTLARKVAESYTIARAKLGFPLADEEHRKEALEKWLPTENNE from the coding sequence ATGACTTTCCAACAAATCATTCTAACTCTTCAAAACTACTGGGCAGAAAAAGGCTGTGTAATCTTACAGCCTTATGATATGGAAATGGGTGCAGGGACTTTTCACACCGCCACCTTTTTGCGTGCATTAACTCCCGAAAAATGGAACGCTGCCTATGTTCAGCCTTCTCGCCGCCCCACCGATGGTCGTTATGGCGAAAATCCCAACCGCCTACAACATTACTATCAGTTTCAAGTCATTCTAAAACCCAATCCTGCCAATATTCAAGAGCTGTATTTAGGTTCGTTAAAGGCTTTGGGGATTGATACCCTTACTCACGATGTGCGTTTTGTAGAAGACAACTGGGAATCACCAACTTTAGGAGCATGGGGGCTAGGCTGGGAAGTGTGGCTAAATGGCATGGAAGTTACCCAGTTTACCTATTTTCAACAGGTGGGTGGCATTGAGTGCTTTCCTGTAACAGGCGAGATTACCTATGGACTTGAACGCCTTGCCATGTACATTCAAGGCGTAGATAGCGTCTATGATTTGGTATGGACAGACGGTGAATTTGGCAAGGTTACTTATGGCGATGTTTTTCATCAAAATGAAGTAGAGCAGTCCACTTATAACTTTGAATATGCCGATGTGGATAAATTGTTTGAACTATTTGATTTTTATGAAAAAGAAGCTGACCGCTTGGTGGGTGTCAACTTACCACTGCCTGCCTATGAGATGGTGTTAAAGGCAAGCCACAGTTTTAACCTGCTTGACGCTCGTGGGGCAATATCGGTTACCGAACGCCAAAGATTTATTCTAAGAGTACGCACACTGGCTCGTAAAGTAGCAGAAAGCTACACGATAGCTCGTGCCAAATTGGGCTTTCCACTTGCCGATGAAGAGCATAGAAAGGAAGCATTGGAGAAGTGGTTGCCAACGGAAAATAACGAATGA
- a CDS encoding PspC domain-containing protein, with translation MAQLIKSHRLHRLHRSKKNRLLAGVLGGLAEYLGWKPTHIRLLFWAIIIFSAGVTLPMATLTYLLMWLVMPEATASSYAIEHQPY, from the coding sequence ATGGCACAATTGATTAAATCGCATCGTTTACATCGTCTGCATCGCTCAAAAAAGAACCGCCTGCTCGCTGGAGTGCTGGGTGGATTGGCAGAGTATCTAGGTTGGAAGCCTACCCATATTCGGCTTTTATTTTGGGCAATCATCATTTTTAGTGCAGGTGTTACTTTGCCAATGGCGACACTTACCTATCTATTGATGTGGCTGGTCATGCCCGAAGCGACTGCCAGCTCCTACGCCATAGAGCATCAGCCTTATTGA